From the Variovorax paradoxus genome, the window GGCTGCGGCCACCAGATCCTCGAGCATGTCCTTGTCGTCTGCCAGCAGGCTGGGGTCGATGGTGATGCGCTTGACGTCGTGCTTGCAGGTCATGACGACCTTGACGAGGCCGGCACCGGACTCGCCTTCGACCTCGATGTGCGCCAGTTCTTCCTGGGCCTTCTTGAGGTTGTCCTGCATTGCCTGCGCCTGCTTCATGAGGCCGGCGAGTTGTCCTTTGTTGAACATCGTGTGGTCCTGGTCGGTTGAGATGGGTTGAAAAAGGGAAGGATAAGAGAGTCGGGAGCCGCCGTCGAAGCGCTCAGACGGGCTTCAGCGAACCGGGGACGATCTTCGCGTCGAAGTCGCGCATCAGCGCCTGCACCTCGGGGTCGCTCAGGATGGCCTCTTCGGCCACGCGCTGGCGCTCCTCGGCGGCCTGCTTGTTGCGTCGCGCAGGGCTGTCGACCACGCCGCCGATCTCGATGGCCAGCTTC encodes:
- a CDS encoding YbaB/EbfC family nucleoid-associated protein; its protein translation is MFNKGQLAGLMKQAQAMQDNLKKAQEELAHIEVEGESGAGLVKVVMTCKHDVKRITIDPSLLADDKDMLEDLVAAAFNAAVRKAEETSEQKMGKLTAGMPGLPPGMKLPF